In the genome of Bosea sp. ANAM02, the window CGGGCGAGAAGCCCGGAGGACGTTGAGAATGGCTGTTGCCGCGCCGTCATGGTCTGGCTTGTCCCGACCACCCACGTCTTCGCCGGTCGCGGATTGTGTTCAAGACGTGGATGCTCGCCACAAGGGCGAGCATGACGGTGGAGAGGCATTCAGGACATGAGCGAGCGCCAGCCCCGCCTGACCCGCGCCGATTTTCGCGTCTTCCGCGCCATCCCGACGCGATGGCACGACAACGACGTCTTCGGCCATGTCAACAACGTCGTCTATTATAGCTGGTTCGATACGGCGGTGAATGCCTGGCTGATCGAGAACGGCTTTCTGGACCCTGCCAGGAGCGAGATCGTCGGGCTCGTGGTCGAGACCGGTTGCACCTATTTCGAGAGCGTTGCTTTCCCGGAGACGGTGGAGGTCGGGATCGCGGTCGAGCGGCTTGGCAACAGCTCCGTCACCTATAGCATCGGCATCTTTCGGCAGAGTGGCGCGCAGGCGGCGGCGCAAGGCCGCTTCACCCATGTCTATGTCGAGCGGGCGAGCCAGAAGCCGGTGCCGATCCCGGCGCCGCTCAGAGCCGCGTTGGTGGCCATCCAGAGCTGAAAGCGGCGCCTGCGTCGGGGAATGTTGTCTCGCGGGCCGAGGCAGGCTATGCCCCTGCCAACCCCTATCGCCGGACCGTCAGGAACCCTGAGCCCGTGATTCCGAACGACATCAAGATCACCCCGCAGCTCGTCGCCGAGCACGGCCTGAAGCCGGACGAGTACCAGCGCTTCCTGCATCTGATCGGCCGCGAGCCGACGATCACCGAGCTTGGCATCGTCTCGGCGATGTGGAACGAGCATTGCTCCTACAAGTCGTCGAAGGTCCATCTGAAGACACTGCCGACCAAGGCGCCGTGGGTGATCCAGGGACCGGGTGAAAATGCCGGCGTCATCGATATCGGCGACGGCACGGCCATCGTCTTCAAGATGGAAAG includes:
- a CDS encoding thioesterase family protein, coding for MSERQPRLTRADFRVFRAIPTRWHDNDVFGHVNNVVYYSWFDTAVNAWLIENGFLDPARSEIVGLVVETGCTYFESVAFPETVEVGIAVERLGNSSVTYSIGIFRQSGAQAAAQGRFTHVYVERASQKPVPIPAPLRAALVAIQS